The Petroclostridium xylanilyticum genome includes a region encoding these proteins:
- a CDS encoding glycosyltransferase family 2 protein, with protein MSVLNNHSLSYYFSFFVQIFVFVIGSYYFSTSLFGWIQKKERTTGDTQPANVFALVIPSHNEEKVIGHMLESLKKLNYPEELYDIFVIADNCSDSTAAIAREKGAIVYERFNDVEKGKGYALEWMFNKIFAMEKKYDAIVVFDADNIVSNNFLLEMDKQFKKGHKAVQGYIDSKNPFDSWITCCYSIAFWTINRLFQLARYNLNLCCMLSGTGFAISTDVLKKLGWGATCLTEDMEFTMKLALNNYKVSWAHNAIVYDEKPLTLSQSWLQRKRWMQGHADVASRYFKPLVLKAIKEGDIVALDCAIYLLQPLRIIAVGIIMSLALLQNFYPHGKLGVFYIRYLFPNAIIWDLFVIAQFIYAPFAMALEKKLNFKVMLGYLIYPYYGLTWIPITIHGILDKNKKEWFHTKHTRQISISELEKA; from the coding sequence ATGTCTGTTTTAAACAATCATTCTTTATCATACTATTTTAGTTTTTTTGTTCAGATTTTTGTTTTTGTAATAGGCAGTTATTATTTCAGCACATCACTATTTGGCTGGATACAAAAAAAAGAAAGGACCACAGGAGATACCCAGCCTGCTAATGTGTTTGCACTTGTTATACCATCTCATAATGAAGAGAAAGTCATTGGGCATATGCTAGAAAGCCTAAAAAAATTAAATTATCCTGAAGAATTATATGATATTTTTGTAATTGCCGATAATTGTTCAGACAGTACGGCTGCTATAGCCCGCGAGAAGGGTGCCATTGTATATGAAAGGTTTAATGACGTAGAAAAAGGTAAAGGTTATGCTTTGGAATGGATGTTTAATAAAATTTTTGCAATGGAAAAAAAATATGACGCTATAGTGGTTTTTGATGCAGATAACATAGTATCCAATAACTTTTTGCTGGAAATGGATAAACAGTTTAAAAAAGGCCATAAAGCTGTTCAAGGATATATAGATAGCAAAAATCCTTTTGATTCATGGATTACTTGCTGCTATTCAATTGCGTTTTGGACAATAAACAGGCTGTTCCAGCTTGCACGGTACAATCTCAACCTGTGCTGTATGTTGTCAGGTACAGGATTTGCCATTAGTACGGATGTTCTAAAAAAACTGGGCTGGGGCGCTACATGTCTTACCGAAGATATGGAGTTTACAATGAAATTGGCATTAAACAATTATAAAGTATCCTGGGCACATAATGCAATTGTTTACGATGAAAAACCTTTAACGCTTTCCCAATCATGGTTGCAGCGTAAAAGATGGATGCAGGGACATGCAGACGTAGCCAGCCGCTACTTTAAACCTTTAGTCTTAAAAGCCATAAAAGAAGGGGACATTGTGGCATTAGACTGTGCTATTTATCTCTTGCAGCCGTTGAGAATTATTGCGGTAGGTATTATTATGTCCTTGGCATTGCTCCAGAACTTTTACCCTCATGGCAAACTGGGTGTCTTTTATATAAGATACTTATTTCCTAACGCCATAATATGGGATCTGTTTGTAATAGCTCAATTTATTTATGCACCGTTTGCAATGGCATTAGAGAAAAAATTAAACTTTAAAGTAATGTTGGGGTATTTGATTTATCCCTATTATGGTCTTACATGGATACCTATCACTATCCACGGAATACTGGACAAGAATAAGAAAGAGTGGTTCCATACCAAACATACCCGTCAAATTAGTATTAGTGAGTTAGAAAAGGCATAA
- the hslO gene encoding Hsp33 family molecular chaperone HslO, which yields MPDHIVRALSTDGTIRAFAAITTNLVNEAQKIHNTYPIATAALGRTLTAAAMMGAMLKGEQDILTIQIKGDGPLGGVVAVADSRANVKGYVHHPHVELPLKPNGKLDVGGAIGRNGYLSVIRDLGLKEPYVGQVPLATGEIAEDLTLYYARSEQTPSAVALGVLVDVDLSVKASGGFIIQLMPEADDKVAEKLENVISQLSPVTSMVSEGMNAEDILGKILKDFEWNISEKIDTRYECGCSRERIERALISLGKKELEDIIEEQGEAELTCHFCNKIYHFNKSELGALLEKSTR from the coding sequence ATGCCTGATCATATTGTTAGAGCATTATCAACGGATGGTACAATTAGAGCTTTTGCAGCAATTACTACCAATCTAGTAAATGAAGCACAAAAAATACACAATACCTATCCTATTGCAACTGCGGCATTAGGAAGAACACTTACTGCCGCTGCCATGATGGGTGCCATGTTAAAAGGCGAACAGGATATACTTACTATTCAAATCAAAGGTGACGGTCCGCTGGGAGGAGTTGTAGCTGTTGCAGATTCCAGGGCAAATGTCAAAGGCTATGTACATCATCCTCATGTGGAATTACCTTTAAAACCTAATGGTAAATTAGATGTTGGAGGAGCAATAGGCCGCAATGGATATCTAAGTGTTATACGGGATTTAGGCCTAAAGGAACCCTATGTAGGACAAGTACCTCTGGCAACCGGGGAAATAGCTGAAGATTTAACACTGTATTATGCAAGATCAGAACAGACTCCTTCAGCAGTTGCATTAGGAGTACTGGTGGATGTTGATTTGTCTGTTAAAGCGTCCGGGGGTTTTATTATACAATTAATGCCGGAGGCTGATGATAAAGTTGCCGAAAAACTGGAAAATGTTATCTCACAACTTTCACCTGTTACCAGTATGGTATCAGAAGGTATGAATGCCGAAGATATATTGGGAAAAATACTTAAAGATTTTGAATGGAATATTTCTGAAAAGATAGATACCAGATATGAATGCGGATGTTCACGGGAAAGGATAGAACGTGCCCTCATCAGTCTGGGGAAAAAAGAACTGGAAGATATAATAGAAGAACAGGGAGAAGCAGAACTTACCTGTCATTTTTGCAATAAAATTTATCATTTTAATAAAAGTGAACTAGGAGCGTTATTAGAGAAAAGTACGAGGTAA
- a CDS encoding chromate transporter — protein sequence MKKASLKTLWKMFIIFFRIGAFTIGGGYAMLPLIEREVVDNQKWVTEKEIVDVFAISQSIPGVIAINTSIFIGYKVGGLVGAIVAALGVILPSFLIILVIAFLLFNIQDNIYVQKAFTGVRAGVVGLIGLAALKLGKAAIKDKLGVILAVIAFIAIVIFDIHAILIIVFGGIVGFIAYGSSAV from the coding sequence ATGAAAAAAGCTAGTTTAAAGACACTCTGGAAAATGTTCATTATTTTCTTTCGCATTGGCGCTTTTACCATTGGAGGAGGCTATGCAATGCTTCCTTTGATAGAGAGAGAAGTAGTAGACAATCAAAAATGGGTTACAGAAAAAGAAATTGTGGATGTATTTGCTATTTCCCAATCTATTCCCGGCGTAATTGCCATTAATACATCAATATTTATCGGTTATAAGGTAGGCGGACTGGTTGGTGCTATAGTTGCAGCTTTAGGCGTAATATTGCCGTCTTTTCTTATTATATTAGTTATTGCATTTCTTCTATTCAATATACAGGATAATATTTATGTTCAAAAGGCCTTCACAGGGGTAAGGGCTGGAGTTGTAGGATTAATCGGACTTGCAGCCTTGAAGCTGGGAAAAGCAGCAATTAAAGATAAATTAGGAGTTATACTGGCAGTAATAGCTTTTATTGCTATCGTTATTTTTGATATTCATGCAATATTAATTATCGTTTTTGGTGGAATTGTAGGATTTATAGCATACGGTTCGTCTGCCGTATAG
- the cwlD gene encoding N-acetylmuramoyl-L-alanine amidase CwlD translates to MCILSYMIFNLYSETEVPTIALPTSNRIIIVDAGHGYPDGGASGTVTGVLEKDINLAIAQKLQVLIEQSGGMVVLTRADDNSIHDSDKETIRAKKNSDLKNRKKIIDESQADVFISIHLNRFEQSKYYGAQVFYATNNEQSKVLGEIIQKELIEVLDNGNTRKAKPATSDIYLLRDPPIPAVVVECGFLSNPEEERLLQTDKYQKKIAWSIYIALMKYFNTL, encoded by the coding sequence ATGTGTATTCTATCTTATATGATTTTTAATCTTTACTCCGAAACTGAAGTTCCTACAATAGCACTTCCTACATCCAACAGGATAATCATTGTTGATGCCGGCCATGGGTATCCCGATGGAGGAGCTTCAGGTACAGTAACAGGGGTCCTTGAAAAAGACATTAATCTTGCAATAGCACAGAAACTTCAGGTATTAATAGAGCAAAGCGGAGGAATGGTAGTACTCACGCGGGCAGATGATAATTCGATCCATGATTCTGATAAAGAAACGATAAGGGCAAAGAAAAACTCTGATCTAAAAAACCGTAAAAAAATTATAGATGAAAGTCAGGCAGATGTATTTATAAGTATTCACTTAAATAGATTTGAACAGTCAAAATATTACGGTGCCCAGGTATTTTATGCTACTAACAATGAACAGAGTAAAGTACTGGGAGAAATTATCCAAAAAGAACTCATCGAGGTATTGGATAATGGAAACACGAGAAAAGCCAAACCAGCAACCAGTGATATTTATTTGCTCCGTGATCCTCCAATTCCGGCAGTGGTTGTAGAATGCGGCTTTTTATCAAACCCGGAAGAGGAGAGACTTCTGCAAACAGATAAATATCAGAAAAAGATTGCATGGAGTATATATATTGCATTGATGAAGTATTTTAATACGTTGTAG
- a CDS encoding cold-shock protein: MQKGKVKWFNAEKGYGFIESEAGTDVFVHFSAINMEGYKTLEEGMNVQFEVIEGAKGPQAANVTRV; the protein is encoded by the coding sequence ATGCAAAAAGGTAAAGTAAAATGGTTTAATGCTGAGAAGGGTTATGGATTTATTGAAAGTGAAGCTGGAACAGACGTATTTGTACATTTCTCAGCAATTAATATGGAGGGCTACAAGACCCTTGAAGAAGGAATGAATGTACAATTTGAAGTTATCGAAGGAGCAAAAGGACCTCAAGCTGCTAATGTAACTAGGGTATAA
- a CDS encoding GGDEF domain-containing response regulator, translating to MFKKKILIIDDTPFMIKLISDILQNAGYDVTSATGGAEGLLKVRAEKPDLVILDVVMPGMSGFEVCKILRDDESNNLMPIIILTAQDNEEDKLKGLELGADDYITKPFNPRELLSRVRNTLKRIDRNRWANPLTGLRGNVEIQAEINSRIARKELFAVLYIDLDNFKAYNDVYGFASGDRAIKLTADILQDNVNLFSNGKDFIGHIGGDDFVVVTVPENAEKIAEGIITDFDKKILDLYTQEDIQRGYIVTTDRLGNQMKFPVMSISIAIVTNEHRTLFSSLQVSEIAAEVKKKAKSVQGSVWIKDQRRG from the coding sequence ATGTTTAAAAAAAAGATACTAATTATTGATGATACTCCATTTATGATTAAATTAATATCAGATATCCTGCAAAATGCTGGTTATGATGTTACTAGTGCGACAGGAGGAGCTGAAGGATTACTTAAAGTAAGGGCAGAAAAGCCGGATTTGGTAATACTTGATGTCGTAATGCCCGGGATGAGCGGCTTTGAGGTTTGTAAAATTTTAAGAGATGATGAAAGTAATAACCTTATGCCCATTATTATCCTAACGGCTCAAGATAATGAAGAGGACAAATTGAAAGGCCTGGAGCTTGGTGCAGATGACTATATTACTAAACCTTTCAATCCACGGGAACTCCTTAGCAGGGTAAGAAATACTTTAAAGAGAATTGACAGAAACCGTTGGGCAAACCCTCTTACAGGGCTACGGGGCAATGTTGAGATACAGGCTGAAATCAACAGCCGGATTGCGCGCAAGGAGTTGTTTGCCGTACTATATATTGATTTGGATAACTTTAAGGCTTATAATGATGTATATGGTTTTGCCAGCGGAGACAGGGCAATAAAGCTAACTGCCGATATATTACAGGATAATGTCAATTTATTTTCTAACGGTAAAGACTTTATAGGTCACATTGGTGGAGATGATTTCGTAGTCGTTACTGTACCTGAAAATGCAGAAAAGATTGCAGAAGGGATTATAACTGATTTTGACAAAAAAATATTGGACCTATACACACAAGAGGATATACAACGGGGATATATCGTTACTACGGACCGATTAGGTAATCAAATGAAATTTCCGGTAATGAGTATTTCTATTGCTATTGTTACCAATGAACACCGGACTTTATTCAGTTCGCTTCAAGTTTCTGAAATTGCCGCTGAAGTAAAGAAAAAAGCCAAAAGTGTACAGGGAAGTGTATGGATAAAAGACCAAAGAAGGGGATAA
- a CDS encoding DUF1573 domain-containing protein has product MVKDILSDEFQYTVLELLVRNKSILDSLTKYQDSNARVNRAIVKAVTQCGCIKINADKQIFPEDGNFDEIRDSMSTHLEGALCDNCRDTIEKEMGRNLFYLASLCNILDLNMYDILIKELDRIKMLGKYNLR; this is encoded by the coding sequence ATGGTAAAAGATATACTAAGTGATGAATTTCAATACACAGTACTAGAGTTGTTGGTGAGAAATAAAAGCATTCTTGATTCTTTAACCAAATATCAGGATTCGAACGCAAGAGTAAATCGGGCAATTGTTAAGGCCGTAACCCAATGTGGTTGTATAAAGATCAATGCCGATAAACAAATTTTCCCTGAAGATGGCAACTTTGATGAGATTCGTGATAGCATGTCCACCCATTTAGAAGGTGCTTTATGCGATAATTGTAGAGATACTATAGAAAAAGAAATGGGCCGTAACTTGTTCTATCTCGCTTCATTATGTAATATATTGGATTTGAATATGTATGATATATTAATTAAAGAATTGGATAGGATAAAAATGCTCGGGAAATATAATTTGAGATAA
- a CDS encoding chromate transporter produces MIYIKLLWIFFKIGLFSFGGGYAMIPLIQEEIQANGWVEAREFANIVAISQMTPGPIAVNAATYIGTKTAGIPGSVFATLGVSLPSFILVLLIARFFAKFKDNYMVEAVLKGIRPVTIGLISSAVIFFAEMSIFKDKLPFERIKYMLTGKFVNLLEGIRIEPGAFLIFIIILIAAKKFKMNPIIAVVSSAVLGMILI; encoded by the coding sequence ATGATTTATATAAAATTATTATGGATTTTTTTTAAAATAGGTTTATTTAGTTTTGGCGGAGGTTATGCAATGATTCCTCTTATACAAGAGGAAATACAGGCAAACGGTTGGGTAGAAGCTAGAGAATTTGCAAATATAGTAGCGATTTCCCAGATGACCCCGGGGCCTATTGCGGTAAATGCAGCTACATATATAGGGACAAAGACGGCAGGGATACCGGGCTCAGTTTTTGCAACTCTGGGAGTTTCACTCCCATCATTTATTCTGGTACTATTAATCGCAAGATTTTTTGCAAAGTTTAAAGACAATTACATGGTGGAGGCGGTACTAAAGGGAATACGGCCGGTAACCATTGGTTTGATAAGCTCAGCAGTCATATTTTTTGCGGAAATGTCAATCTTCAAGGATAAACTTCCTTTTGAAAGAATAAAATATATGCTGACAGGAAAATTTGTTAACTTATTAGAAGGCATTAGAATAGAACCTGGAGCGTTTTTGATTTTTATTATTATTTTAATTGCGGCAAAGAAATTTAAAATGAATCCTATAATAGCTGTTGTTAGTTCGGCAGTGCTCGGGATGATACTGATTTAA
- a CDS encoding glycoside hydrolase family 15 protein: protein MKTYFNDAVIGNSRVLGCIDRKGELVRLFWPHIDYPQHIESFQLGIYIPGSSYSTRWLQGDGWEREQQYIQDTNMLKTLYLSREIGFKITCIDFAVIEEDVLIRHIEIENISGQEKNINLLAFSSFISNTTDLRSTLFDFELDCLIHYRHSYYFAIAGSSRVVDYQITNDPYNAAVRSEFYGIDDIGMSGSAVQAWELGRFQPSDKKAVSLYICCAHTLKECTRKVLKVKSQNVYSLIEDTKRYWLNYLDGGKKVSTGSSDLDELYRRSLLVFKLMSDEMSGGLLAAPEVDEHFTRCGRYAYCWARDAAFITSALDRAGYTNLVEKFYQWAVNAQGENGSWYQRYFLDGNLAPSWGLQIDETGTILWGMLQHYYIVKDKTFLQWVWYSVKKGADFLAGFINKENNLPKATYDLWEERIGQHTYSSAAVYAGLMAAVEIDKILNKQDFNSARWKEAALNIKKSMEEILWNKEQNRFYRGVNSSVEGWGFEGHGGKTEIVLNPKGYKKWVSALDIMVDVSLLGVAVPFEVFEYQDERVSSTARAVEEHLTSHGAGGIRRYETDGYMGGNPWILTTLWLALYHIKVENYHKAKEYLKWAVKHKTYLGLLPEQVNKDTGEPAWVIPLTWSHAMYVLVYLELAEKGKL, encoded by the coding sequence ATGAAAACTTATTTTAATGATGCCGTAATTGGGAATTCGCGGGTTCTAGGCTGTATCGACAGGAAGGGTGAACTGGTTAGATTATTTTGGCCTCATATCGATTACCCCCAGCACATAGAAAGTTTTCAACTTGGAATATATATTCCAGGCAGCAGTTATAGTACAAGATGGCTGCAGGGTGATGGATGGGAACGTGAGCAGCAATATATCCAGGATACTAATATGTTAAAAACTTTATATTTAAGCAGGGAAATAGGTTTTAAGATAACATGTATTGATTTTGCTGTTATTGAAGAAGACGTTTTAATCCGTCATATTGAGATAGAGAATATAAGCGGACAGGAGAAAAATATTAATCTATTGGCGTTTTCCAGTTTTATATCTAACACCACTGATTTGAGAAGCACCTTATTTGATTTTGAACTGGATTGTTTGATACATTACCGGCATAGTTATTATTTTGCTATTGCTGGAAGCAGCAGAGTTGTAGATTATCAGATAACAAATGATCCATATAATGCAGCAGTACGTTCGGAATTTTATGGAATAGATGATATAGGAATGAGCGGTTCGGCTGTTCAAGCCTGGGAGTTGGGACGGTTTCAACCGTCAGATAAAAAGGCAGTCAGTTTATATATTTGTTGTGCACATACACTAAAAGAATGCACCCGAAAAGTTTTAAAAGTAAAAAGTCAGAATGTTTACTCGCTTATTGAAGATACAAAACGATACTGGTTAAATTATCTTGATGGTGGTAAAAAAGTAAGTACCGGTTCAAGTGACTTAGATGAATTATACCGCCGTTCCTTACTGGTGTTCAAATTAATGAGTGATGAAATGAGTGGAGGGTTGTTAGCTGCACCGGAAGTAGATGAACATTTTACCCGCTGTGGAAGATATGCTTATTGTTGGGCGAGAGATGCGGCCTTTATCACTTCAGCCTTAGACCGTGCGGGATATACCAACCTTGTGGAGAAATTTTATCAATGGGCAGTAAATGCCCAGGGAGAAAATGGTTCATGGTATCAAAGATACTTTTTAGATGGAAATCTTGCTCCTTCATGGGGACTGCAAATAGATGAAACAGGAACAATTTTATGGGGAATGTTACAGCATTATTATATTGTTAAAGATAAAACATTTCTCCAGTGGGTATGGTATTCTGTAAAAAAAGGTGCAGATTTTTTAGCCGGTTTTATTAACAAAGAGAATAATCTCCCTAAGGCAACCTATGATTTATGGGAAGAAAGGATAGGGCAGCATACCTATTCTTCAGCGGCTGTATATGCAGGTTTGATGGCAGCAGTGGAGATAGATAAAATTTTGAACAAACAGGATTTCAACAGTGCAAGGTGGAAAGAAGCTGCACTGAATATAAAAAAATCTATGGAAGAAATACTATGGAATAAGGAACAGAACAGGTTTTATAGAGGTGTGAACTCCAGTGTTGAGGGCTGGGGCTTTGAAGGGCATGGCGGTAAAACAGAAATTGTTCTAAATCCGAAGGGATATAAAAAATGGGTGTCTGCATTGGATATTATGGTAGATGTTAGCCTTTTAGGAGTTGCTGTACCCTTTGAGGTGTTTGAATACCAAGATGAAAGGGTTAGCAGCACAGCCAGAGCTGTTGAAGAACACCTCACTTCCCATGGGGCGGGTGGAATACGGCGTTATGAGACAGATGGATATATGGGGGGAAATCCATGGATATTGACTACTTTATGGCTGGCCCTTTACCATATTAAGGTGGAAAATTACCATAAAGCAAAGGAATATCTAAAATGGGCTGTAAAGCATAAAACATACCTGGGATTACTCCCGGAACAGGTCAATAAAGACACGGGAGAACCTGCCTGGGTAATTCCGCTTACCTGGTCCCATGCAATGTATGTGTTGGTATATTTAGAACTTGCCGAAAAAGGAAAACTATGA
- the disA gene encoding DNA integrity scanning diadenylate cyclase DisA produces MREERVKGNELIDVLKVVAPGTPLREGLESILRAKTGALIVVGDSAQVMNLVDGGFTINKDYAPTYLYELAKMDGAIILSRDAKKILFANTQLIPDPSISTMETGTRHRTADRVARQTGELVISISQRRNIITLYKGQNRYILNDTGRILTRANQALQALEKYKVVLDSAMTNLSVLEFEDMVTLYDVIIAIQRAEMVMRIAFEIDKYICELGNEGRLVSMQLEELVNHTEEDEVLVIQDYFVPLEGKTADDVLKQVRLSSQEDLLDLTFLCRSLGYYGGMSILDASVFPRGYRMLSKVPRVPMSVVSNLVSRFENFQGILRASIGELDDVEGIGEIRARTIKESLRRIQDQLLMDNRRI; encoded by the coding sequence ATGCGCGAGGAACGAGTCAAAGGGAATGAGTTAATAGATGTACTTAAGGTGGTTGCTCCCGGAACGCCCTTAAGGGAGGGATTGGAAAGCATTTTAAGAGCAAAAACGGGTGCACTGATTGTTGTAGGTGATTCAGCACAGGTTATGAACTTGGTTGATGGGGGCTTCACTATAAATAAGGATTATGCACCGACCTATTTATATGAATTGGCAAAAATGGACGGCGCCATTATTTTGAGCCGTGATGCCAAAAAGATTTTATTTGCAAATACCCAGCTTATTCCAGATCCTTCTATCTCTACTATGGAGACTGGTACCCGCCACAGGACGGCTGACAGAGTAGCCAGACAAACTGGAGAATTGGTAATATCAATATCCCAACGTCGAAATATTATTACACTCTATAAAGGGCAAAATAGGTATATACTAAATGATACAGGCAGAATTTTAACAAGGGCAAACCAAGCTTTACAAGCTTTAGAAAAATACAAGGTGGTATTGGACAGCGCGATGACTAATTTAAGCGTGCTCGAATTTGAAGATATGGTAACTCTCTATGATGTTATAATAGCTATTCAGAGAGCAGAAATGGTAATGCGGATTGCGTTTGAAATAGACAAATATATCTGTGAATTAGGTAATGAGGGGCGGTTAGTGAGCATGCAGCTTGAGGAATTGGTAAACCATACTGAAGAGGATGAGGTACTGGTGATTCAAGATTATTTTGTACCCCTGGAAGGAAAGACTGCTGATGATGTGTTAAAACAGGTTCGGCTTTCTTCTCAAGAGGACCTGCTGGACCTCACATTTTTATGCCGTTCATTGGGTTATTATGGGGGCATGAGTATATTAGATGCCAGTGTATTTCCAAGAGGGTATAGAATGCTTAGCAAAGTGCCTAGAGTACCCATGTCAGTTGTTTCAAATTTGGTTTCCAGGTTTGAGAATTTTCAAGGCATTTTAAGAGCTTCTATAGGAGAACTGGACGATGTGGAGGGTATAGGAGAAATAAGGGCCAGAACAATCAAAGAATCATTAAGAAGAATACAGGATCAGTTGTTAATGGATAACCGAAGAATATAA
- the radA gene encoding DNA repair protein RadA yields the protein MAKTKTIFICQECGYESPKWLGKCPACGEWNTLVEEIQSAPNKTITISGLKTSPVHLNEVEITQEERISTGIKELDRVLGGGIVRGSLVLVGGDPGIGKSTLLLQVCEMVGQKAKILYASGEESVKQIKIRADRLGISTPNLLLMSETNLEAIQQSMQDLKPDIIIVDSIQTIFKPELTSAPGSISQVREVTISLMRIAKENNIAIFLVGHVTKEGTLAGPRVLEHMVDCVLYFEGERHQSYRILRAVKNRFGSTNEIGVFEMQDRGLVEVDNPSLMLLSGRPVNVSGSCVICTLEGTRPVLAEVQALISPTSFGIPRRMSTGIDNNRITLLMAVLEKRVGLHLQNHDAYVNVVGGIRIDEPAADLGVITAIASSFKNFQVSPQTLLMGEVGLTGEIRAISYIDKRVNEAYKLGFNQCIVPLENAKNLKQTGDLKIIGVKSVSEALEIAASNS from the coding sequence ATGGCTAAAACAAAGACGATATTCATTTGTCAGGAATGCGGATATGAATCTCCAAAGTGGTTGGGCAAGTGCCCGGCTTGTGGTGAATGGAATACATTGGTGGAAGAAATTCAATCCGCTCCCAATAAAACAATTACTATTAGTGGATTGAAAACGAGTCCAGTACATTTGAATGAGGTAGAAATTACGCAAGAAGAGCGGATTTCTACAGGGATAAAAGAATTAGACAGAGTTCTAGGTGGAGGAATTGTAAGAGGATCGCTCGTATTAGTGGGAGGGGACCCGGGAATAGGTAAATCAACCTTGCTGCTGCAAGTTTGCGAAATGGTAGGACAGAAAGCAAAAATATTGTATGCATCAGGCGAAGAATCGGTCAAGCAGATAAAAATAAGGGCAGACCGTTTAGGTATATCAACCCCAAACCTTTTACTTATGTCTGAAACTAACCTGGAAGCTATCCAGCAGAGTATGCAGGATTTAAAGCCTGATATAATAATAGTTGATTCCATACAGACCATATTTAAACCCGAGTTGACATCGGCACCCGGAAGTATCAGTCAGGTACGTGAAGTTACTATCAGCTTGATGAGAATTGCAAAAGAGAATAATATTGCGATATTTCTTGTAGGGCATGTAACAAAAGAAGGAACACTTGCCGGGCCCAGGGTTTTAGAGCATATGGTGGATTGTGTCCTATATTTTGAAGGGGAAAGGCATCAATCTTACAGAATCTTAAGGGCAGTTAAAAATAGATTTGGTTCAACCAATGAAATAGGGGTATTTGAGATGCAAGACAGAGGGTTGGTAGAAGTTGATAATCCTTCGCTCATGTTATTATCCGGCAGGCCTGTTAATGTTTCCGGTTCATGCGTTATCTGTACTCTGGAAGGTACACGCCCTGTACTGGCAGAGGTACAGGCACTTATTTCTCCCACCAGCTTTGGAATTCCGCGAAGAATGTCTACGGGGATTGACAATAACAGGATAACATTGCTAATGGCTGTACTGGAGAAACGGGTTGGATTGCATTTACAGAATCATGATGCCTATGTAAATGTAGTTGGGGGCATAAGAATTGATGAACCGGCAGCTGACTTAGGAGTCATTACCGCAATTGCCTCCAGTTTTAAGAATTTTCAAGTTTCACCTCAAACCTTGTTAATGGGAGAAGTTGGACTTACAGGTGAGATTAGGGCAATAAGCTATATAGACAAACGGGTAAACGAGGCATATAAGTTAGGATTTAATCAGTGTATAGTACCATTGGAAAATGCAAAAAATCTAAAGCAAACAGGCGATTTGAAGATCATTGGAGTAAAGAGTGTGAGTGAAGCACTGGAAATAGCAGCAAGCAATAGCTGA